The following DNA comes from Hippoglossus hippoglossus isolate fHipHip1 chromosome 12, fHipHip1.pri, whole genome shotgun sequence.
ACATTTGGGGGTAATACTGTGTATAACAATGAAATCGACATCTGAACATTCTCATCAGATGAATATATGTAATGGTTTGGTGAGTGCTGAGTAACACTGGTGAACACACAGCACTTAGTCTCCGAGCATCGTGGCTCTGAGGCAGTTGTGTAAAAGTGTCCACCTTCTAAAGTGCAGTTTTCTGTCTGCACTTGTCCAAGACATTGTAATGtgagctgcactgagtttgtgcTACACTGTCTCTGAGACATATGCTTGTAGCTTGTTTTCGCCGATCACAGGCATGTGCAGTGGAAAATAGTCATTAATATGTGACCCAATGTCCCAACAAGAACCCAGATatcatttcagaaaatgtttgtcCGAAGCCGGCTGAGTCAGGAATCCACATTGTATCACCCACCTGCACAGGTCGGAGGTGAACATGTAGAGGGTCTCGTTCTTGGTGAGGACTGGGTGGAAAAACGCTCCGTTGGTTCCATTGATCATGTTGCACTCATCAGACGTCCACCAGTTCAACGAGCTGTAGACATGCACAATAAAACTCTGATGTAAGTTCTCTTATTGCAtcagtttttcatttatatattgtgcatttaaaaacatgggTGTTGCAGGAATTACGTCGGCCCCAGCACTCAAACAGTtcatcactttttgttttgcagtatGATTGAATGACTGCTCACCAATGTGTTGTCATAAATAGGTTTTAAAGCTGTGTCAGGTTGATATTACGTGATGGGAAGCTTAgccaaagctgctgctgcttttgctGAACAGTCGTCCTTTGTATGTTAAAGGAATCGTTCAATATTTCGGTCTTTGTGCTGAGCTTTACTATCCACCTGTaggtctgtttttaaatgacagatAAAGGACGAGAGTAGCATCGATCATTAAACTTTACTGACGGAGAGACAACAGAAGAATGTGAAACGCGTGAAAGACTGAGATGAAAGAAAGATCTGCGAGGGTAGAGAAAGACGATGGACTCTGCTGTGAATTTGTGAGATTAAAAACCTCTGAGGAGAGACTGTGAAAGACTTGATGAACGTAAATAATCATTTCATCGACTGATGTGTCAAAGGCATTGAAGAACTAACAGGACACTCACCTTGTGCTTTCTTAATCTCATCAACCAGAGTGAAACGAGCCTTGATCACGTGATACAACCAGGTGCTCACCACACGTTTAAATTCCATGTGATCAATGAATCCTATTGTTTGTATAGAGTGATAGATAATTCTATCATTTTCTCCTGGAGGAGAGTGGATTGAGTGATTACCTTTCCCCGTTCCACGTGTCCACTCTAGAAAAGTCCTTGTAGTTTTGCCGTCCAGTGAAGAAAACATAATCACCATCGTTGGAGGCATTGCTctagaaagaaaatgaataaagcCAAGAGTGAAAAGCTGTTCTCATTGTTTAAAacagttattattgttatttcttttgtATACAAAAATGTCCTGAAACCTTGGAGAAGAGTCCGAAAACAACATCCACTTCAGGTCTTACAAGGTGGAGGGCTTTGAGCAGGGGGTCCTCGTATCCCCACAGCAGCTCCCCTACTGTGCGGGTGGTGAACAGTTCTTCACCAGTGGACTTCATGTAGGCGGAGATGACATTTGCTTCAAAAGCACTGTCCTTGACCGAATCCATCACCGTCTacaaggagggaggaagaagaggactATAGTTAGAAAAATATGACTAAATACAACCATATTATGCTGTGATGTACTAACATATAATCTAGTTAAACACTGGTTTCTGCAGCTCACCATGGCAGGGATGTTGACTGTCCGGATGAGCTCACTCTCTGGACCTCGGGACATGTTCGGCTGGAATATGTAGGTTTTAGTGTTGACTGCTGCTACTTTCGTGTCGTTGTCCAGGAAGTTGACTTGCTCCATCGGTCGATACTCCCTGTGTGGGAAAACCGAACAGTCAACTGGGTGATTCTAAGTATTATTAGTTTGCAATGACAACGAGCTCAAagttcagatccaaataaaaatcggggtctagtgaatttaaatatggtttcgTGAGGGGAGAACATGTGTTGGGCATTGGCGGAGGAATGcgttctactgagtgccattctattttGTCCTAAATCAATCTGTCTGTGgattttacaaatatttaaccAGTGAAAAATGTTAACAAGATCTTGTGACAAAATCTTGCGGTATTCGaatattcagaaaaaaatgGGGCTTTCCATTTCGTGAAAAGTACaaattttgtgtttgaaaatgataTTGAATATCCGATTTAACTATAGTGTAATGCATTGGAGCAGAGGTTATTTTCCTTACTGCCTAAACAATTGTTGAGCAATAGTGACAACTTACATCAACACTTTTTTTGACAATTTAGCTTCCTCTGTTCACTCTTGTTAGGAGGCGACATCTTGAGTGCaatagttttagttttctctcctctgggGCCGAGTGTCTCTATTCCTATTGTAACGTCTGCACTTCTGTTTTATTGAATAGACGAATAGTGAACAAAAACTGAAGCTTTGCTCCTCTTCCACTTTCACCTGTATGTATACGGTCCAATCTCCACCACAGCAGGTCTGTCCCCATCCAGCACCTCCAGGGGATTGGTCACATTAAAGAAGTAAAACTGCATGTAGATCGGTGCCGGTGGATTTTCCCAGGCCTCAAACGTTTCTGTTCCATTCTCCAAAACTACTTTCTATGGGGGACAAAGGTCAGTGGGTTATTTTTATTGTGCAACAGAACAGACAGACCATCTTGTGCTGACTAAGGTGTCCTCACATCATATGACACATTTGTCATATGATGACGGATGTCACTGCAGCACTGTATCAGCTTTGTTCCGACTTTATCTATAGAAGAGTTGGCTCACAAAACTAAGACTAGTGAAAGTCCTTGATATTTTTGACTCTATTTCCCTCTCAGAACTACCTTATCTCAGAAGTCATGTTTGGTAAAGTCAATGGTTTTGGGCCTTGATATCTTGAACAGTATTTATTTAGGTAGTGAACTTTGTAGGttgaaagacaaacatgttcTTGTTATAACTGGACCATTAAAAGGTTGTACTGCAGCGCACCTATTGGTTTTGTGTAAAGCTGGAGATTTGGAAAGAGAAACCTCATATTTCCTAAGTGAGATTGGAATTAGgggcaaaataaacatttatggCACCAATATGATACCACACCTTGTTTTAGTATTGATTTCATTGTGTTCATTTGTGGTGGAGACCTCACATATTGGCATATATGTTAGAAAAGGCTTTTAAATGACTTTGAATTACAGAAAACACGTTTGTCTTCAATCCTATAAAGTTTGCAGAGACTGGGAGCAACAGTTATACCACATGTTGAATGactcagacatttttaaagctATGAACATGAATCATCTAGGGCAGAAAAATATGACCTCATAGGATTGGAACAGGGATATTTTACTGGCATTGGTTTTGGGACCCATTTATAATATAAACAATATCTGGctttaaataaaccaaaccaGTGATCATGTGTAATTACTCCATCGTATGTGATTTAGGTAGCATGTGTATCTGTGGCTTCATGTTATATTGTGTATTGATGGTAGGTATAAAGCACATTCATTATCCATTTATAAATATGATagatcattttatattatttcagttTAGCTTGTACAACTGGCTATAGAGACAGCAAATGAAAATCAGCTTGTACAACCAACTGGctgatttacagtattttatcTGCTGATTAATGAGAACTCTCcctcttaaataaataaataaatggaccCAATTGGATTTTGCTGATCAAATACTTGATTTTAGAGTTAAGACGCATAACtagtcctcctccatgttgtttctgaCTGTACAGATACAGCTGCTCGCACATGTTTAGCTCAACGAGTCTGGAATTCATTTGTATGTGAGTCAAAGGTAAAACGTTCAGGAGCTGCTCGACCACATTTTTCTTAATAGTGAAACTCAAATCAGGGAAATGAAACTGAGCcagtgtctctgctgtttggCCAATTCTAATAAATAATCTAGCATTAGCAACACGATCAGCACAATAACACCTGTTTACTGTGGTTGACGCCTGTTGTTTGAATCTGAGGCTGAAAACTGCGACACTCACCTTTTTGACCATCGACTGCACAAAATGTGGGAACACGTTAGAAAGCACCAAAGCGATTCCAGCgattaaaaacaacatagaaAAGACTCCGGTGGAGTAGATGCAACATGATTTGAGGAGCATGATGAGACAGCAGGAAgatcagtgacacacacacacagctttctgTAAGagcttcctctgtgtgtgtgagtgtctgagtgtttgtgtgtgtgttgtgtttgttttcatcccaGGAACTTGCTCAACGAAGCGAAGACACACTTCCGGGACGAAACACTCCCCCTACACCACTTCCGGTTTCCTCGACAGTCGCCTGCTCTCTGAAGCATGAAGTAAACCCCATTCACACGTCATACGATGTATTGTAAATACAACATGTAAGTTATATGATGTTGATATGTTACGGTGCTctaacacacagcttcagttaGATAACATGGTCATTTTCTACATTAGCTGCTTGTTTCAGACAAAATGCGGCGGGATATCTATCTTGCACATAAATAATCTTTGTTTTCGATCACATGACAGTAACCTCAGTAATAAGACCTCAGTCGACCCCTTTctggattattttatatcatataaagGCTAAGAAACATTGatatacatataatacaaaGTATGTTTACACGAGATGAACATCAGGATTTAATTCACTAGTAAATGCACTAAATTGAACATTTAAAACCATAATTGGTTGCAAATGTGACCCAAAAGTTTGTAGACAGGATCTACGAGAAAATATAGAACTATCACCTTCAGTAAATGTTTATATCAACACAGAAACCATGCTAATTGAATGACATTCCGTCCCTCATGAAATGTATGTGTGCAATGTCTGCATTCTATATAGGTTTCAACATAACAGAGTAAATCTATAGATTGAAAAGAAGTGAAATATTTTATAACATATGCAAATAGCCCATGTTACTATGTTTCTATTCTATTACAATTTTGAAATGTGTGGAGTTACTTTTAGAACATTGTATTATCTATTACATGCATTATTAATTTAACAAAACCATAATGTAGTAAATATAGAAGTTCACTTTTAGTTTTAACTGACTCTTCCTCTTTAATCTCCTATTTTGTATCATTTTCTATCTGCCTGACGTCATTGTAAATATGCCCACCatgattttaaagtttaatgacATGCATTCTCCACGAGATGTCGCTGTCTTAACATTAAGGGGACAATGCCACCGCCTACTTGCTTTGCTGCTTTATAAACTGGAGTCATTGTACTTGTTGAGTCATAATTTCATATAAAACTGGCCACACCTCAACTAAGATGACTAACCAGTGATATTTGTCTATGTTTCCCTGTCATTTCCCTTTCATCCGGCTGATTACACAGAACTCATTTGAGAGACAGAGCTGCTATACTCATTAATACTAACAAATATTATGATATCTGTCAGGTTACTGTTTGTAATAGACCACAAGCTGTACATGAATGATATACACTAAATAGACTTAAACGTGGTCAATTTACTCAGTTAGAATATTTACTTTGAATGaatagtttgtgttttctgacacacaaacagtgaggGAGCCTGGGTTGATTATCTCAGCTTCTCAAATAGCATCAGTGTTACAACATTACAGCTCAGACACGTTCTTACCTGCATTGATAAGTTTCATTGCAGAACTGTTGAGACATCAGCCCATAAAATCCACACGACTTGTCTGACTGGCAGTTTCACAACTTAACAGAGGACAAACACTGATACACAACAAGTCCAGGTATCATGTTACTGGTGAGACAAGACAGGCTGTAAAAACTGCTAATTAATGTCTCCTGTGGATCTGGGGGAGCTCGGTCAAGTCtgagatgcattatgggaaatgtaggatctgAAGAAATGTCTCAAAACAAGGACAACTACATAGAGacccaaaacaacaaaacaactatAACAACTCAAAACAAccccacaaagacacaaaacaacaactagTGACACAAAACTACTTTACTCGAGAAAACCAACCAGAAGTGGCAAAACTACAAATAGACTCAAACAAGTCTGTTCCCTTTGTCCCATCATTCAACCAATAACGTAGGAGAGACTTACTTTtagatgaaaaataaacttaataCTATATATTAGTTTTCGATAGAGAGGAATAGATGAGGGTTCATGATCCAAACATGCACATTGTGGTGAGTTAACGATAACACCTTTAAAATGGTTTCTACTCTGGATCCCTGTCCTGACTGTGTGGGTTTGAGGGAAATGTCCCTTTAACCAGAACATGAATGGAGGAACACTGGAGGTCACGAGAGCTCTGGGGGGGAGTGACGTCACTTTCCTAAACCTGGGCAACGgcccctgagagagagagagagagagagagagagagagagagagagagaggaagggagaaagggagggagacggggagagagagagagagagggagagtaagaggaagggagagagagttAGACAGAgttagagggagggagagagggcgagagacacacatacacacacagagatagagaaaga
Coding sequences within:
- the scarb2c gene encoding lysosome membrane protein 2c codes for the protein MLLKSCCIYSTGVFSMLFLIAGIALVLSNVFPHFVQSMVKKKVVLENGTETFEAWENPPAPIYMQFYFFNVTNPLEVLDGDRPAVVEIGPYTYREYRPMEQVNFLDNDTKVAAVNTKTYIFQPNMSRGPESELIRTVNIPAMTVMDSVKDSAFEANVISAYMKSTGEELFTTRTVGELLWGYEDPLLKALHLVRPEVDVVFGLFSKSNASNDGDYVFFTGRQNYKDFSRVDTWNGESSLNWWTSDECNMINGTNGAFFHPVLTKNETLYMFTSDLCRSLYALYEGDVTVKGVNGYRFVPPSEVFANMTVNPANAGFCVPAGKCLGSGLLNVSVCKQGAPIIMSSPHFYQADEKIIKDVFGMVPKKEYHETFIDINPLTGIILQAAKRLQINVYVEQIPAFSQTGNVRTVVFPVVYLNESVVLDDTSVLKLRAVAVEQNVVVNIPFMLIGLGIILGGIFMLLMCRLKVPESTAAEREPLLSS